The Desertifilum tharense IPPAS B-1220 genome contains the following window.
GCGAAAGGACAGATAACCCGTGAGTCCAACCGCTAGAAAAATTTGGGCGACAAACGGAACGATCAATAGAGGTCTGAGAGATAGGGATTTGTGGGGCTTGCGAACAGCAGACGGGCGCTGAACAAAAGAGGACTTCATAAAGAATCAGGAGATGGAGAGAGGGATGAGAGTTTGTTGAGTCTGACATCTTGCGCCAGTGCTAGAAACCGGGTTTCTTGCCAATCGCTCAAGTTGAAACCCAGTTTCTCAGGTCTGACTGAGAATGGAGCAAGATCTGATTTGAGTCGAATTTTTCTGAGCATAACTCAGTCCATCAAACTCCGCACCCTAAAAAAAAGCAGGCGAGTTCAGACCCACCTGTTCTCTATTTTTTCAGTTGTCGATTTTTTATCTTTCTTTAGAGTTGGCGCTGATATTCTTCAAGCAGATCCATGAGATTGACTTGAACTTGCATGGGAAGCAGATCGGCTAGGGGAACTTCTCGCTTCCCGCCGCCGAGTTTGACTGGAATACTTTGGAGAACGCCTAAAACATCGTCTTCATTGAGCGAGTTGCTGGTCAG
Protein-coding sequences here:
- a CDS encoding DUF3181 family protein, with product MTNLNATEAIEKLSAEIGENIYIDVAKWHLYLRDAHLHTVLAERLYPMLTSNSLNEDDVLGVLQSIPVKLGGGKREVPLADLLPMQVQVNLMDLLEEYQRQL